From a region of the Primulina tabacum isolate GXHZ01 unplaced genomic scaffold, ASM2559414v2 Contig877, whole genome shotgun sequence genome:
- the LOC142535182 gene encoding uncharacterized protein LOC142535182, whose protein sequence is MKEIQECPPESQNTTNIVDDAISLVFGKKARGRVRGMGFGVTPSKVGASVKQNGTVQQLQTMVQSLQQRMQQNQLEMQEMRSMFLQSMNLKNQQEQVSSGGIGSGIENEVGSNGDIDIGAKKNGNFDHVF, encoded by the exons ATG AAAGAAATACAAGAATGTCCACCTGAATCTCAAAACACAACTAACATTGTTGATGATGCAATTAGCCTTGTATTTGGCAAGAAAGCTCGGGGTAGAGTGCGTGGAATGGGCTTCGGAGTTACACCATCGAAAGTTGGAGCTTCCGTGAAACAAAATGGAACTGTTCAACAACTTCAAACTATGGTACAAAGCCTTCAACAACGAATGCAACAAAATCAGTTAGAAATGCAAGAAATGAGGTCCATGTTTTTACAAAGTATGAATCTAAAAAATCAGCAAGAACAG GTTTCTAGTGGTGGCATTGGTAGCGGTATTGAGAATGAAGTTGGTAGTAATGGTGATATTGATATTGGTGCCAAGAAAAATGGTAATTTTGATCATGTTTTTTAG